The following proteins are encoded in a genomic region of Hirundo rustica isolate bHirRus1 chromosome 3, bHirRus1.pri.v3, whole genome shotgun sequence:
- the ZNF292 gene encoding zinc finger protein 292, with product MADEEAERESGGPGGDLLELRRLRERLLELETGLRESREPAVQAATEYCKLLCQTLLEYAEKWKTSEDPLPLLEVYTVAIRSYVKARPYLTSECENVAFVLERLALSCIELLLCLPLDLPENKWEEFQAFVQVAHQNLMENGSRELHILTTLTQEKGVWKNPVLCGILSQEQLDPDKVNEFLLSEGPVLLDMRIKHLMKTKQLTQATALAKLCSDHPEISAKGNFKQTYLVCLCSGSPNERLMEEIAEVDCKDALEMICNLESDGDEKSALILCAAFLSRQLQQGEMYCAWELTLFWSKLQQRVEPSIQVYLERCRQLSVLTKTVYHIFFLIKVINSEIDGAGLATCIELCVKALRLESSENADVKISICKTISCLLPDDLEVKRACQLSEFLLEPTVDAYYAVEMLYNQPDQKYDEENLPIPNSLRCELLLVLKTQWPFDPEFWDWKTLKRQCLALMGEEASIVSSIDELNDSEVYEKVEDDQEDSKETSLNGLAGIDEATSLLRGIRDEKQKKREIKKLRERGFISARFRNWQAYMQYCVLCDKEFLGHRIVRHAQKHYKDGIYSCPICAQNFNSKENFVPHVTLHVKKSSKERLAAMKPLRRLGRPPKITPANENQKTNSVSKQEQRPIKKNSLYSTDFIVFNDNDGSDDENDDKDKPYIPEIVPVQKSPPVNEFTCPVTLCKKGFKYFKNLIAHAKGHKDNEEAKRFLEMQSKKVICQYCRRHFVSVTHLNDHLQMHCGSKPYICIQMKCKAGFNSYAELLTHRREHQVFRAKCMFPKCGRVFSEAYLLYDHEAQHYNTYTCRVTGCGKVYRSQNELEKHVEDHNKQPEKEEQPENQIDQPDLSQPSKANESTDGVAVKEELTIPPAENQSGFIEGGNVWNQIKAEPVGNESVNASVSVLQQSNSLPNAGSEQSPMGSIKTEQTVPAGSIKLSVVNQKIRDNFVKRGKLAATASEVDTAKPGVQQLCPSVDSCLPVFQDRKEEGCVSQTQNIQTVSVTSDTLKPEALESKSLERQVSIVNPFSMQNQTGYRNSVPISKLEIEDSIKAAANLYNLPLKTLESITLIPSQPNINSSLVPAVSPAAPVQKFNCQVEGCTRTYNSSQSIGKHMKAAHPDEYAAFKMQRKNKKPRKSSNLQNVQNDGKIVYLTPSQVGDPSGAAFTAQNKSNLNPACSSQVQHVSSTLFPTHLENLANPMLPMVESVINPNLSTRIKSEPESVLCSQMENLSAATLPSQLDDLAKRVMPLNIDGGSDPFLPLPAENGPMSLFPSSAENPPNSVFSQLENNTNNFSLQLEGNTSSTFPKEESVDQVFPSQLSNENNFSETSSQHPASEKVKKDRGRGSNGKERKPKHNKRAKWPAIIRDGKFICSRCFRVFTNPRSLGGHLSKRSYCKPLEGSEISPEALQANGQSLLASMILSSNSLSLQQPQESTFNPETCFKDPSFLQLLAAENRSTLQSMFPRASVTNFNTNGNEEGNQIIKQALETAGIPSSFDNTEVLPRVVTTSCVSGTTQINAAVLPNSAAPSLLQTVCNPSTLLTDQNRTLNAKIPPLNECKSLPVFAAEDLMLKTIENDLCPSSYSNTVAAAQNFAGNSSRVSVISSPKNSGSSSLNKKGASSSKRKRKTPTPLLVPNTSQKLAVNNATVMGLLTKSTEGNMQVQGESFKSNLLTNCGSQAVVENLAQKLNNVDNRLFMASIKENFKTNLEAHTVLPPLTVKTENGDSQMMAANSCVQANSEEQISQDSVMQNFEKTLEIIKTAMNSQMLEVKTEIQDTVAISGQNSLVNNTQAASESSAHSVKLPTSTQFAVQTGNVTAAKSSSAQSEISQKDDTQISYILEGLQKLKLEDDSPIPISETVSQCPPADKLAPAVPVLSIENKPLIQLSPEASNIQFSDRVNKPFVCQSPGCNYSAMTKDALFKHYGKIHQYTAEMILEIKKHQLKYAPFKCVVATCPKTFTRNSNLRAHCQLVHHFTTEEMVKLKIKRPYGRRSQNETVNTVPQPVEIKTVQTLVIENKAVAPLVKETQIKEVVEPVKALEKLLPENNIPERLEKPPHVVSVPLEHNNPASFDSTQEQAKVRKVRKHRKEKEERNGRKPVTKSLEFPTRYSPYRPYRCVHQGCFAAFTIQQNLILHYQAVHKSDLPAFSAEVEEENEQGKEEHEEVETKPAVREFRCEVNDCSRIFQEVTSLIQHYMKLHDMTPEQIGNMKSAPEVGRFFCDQSQCKSSFTAYLNYVVHLETDHSVEIKPNKVEDDGMFKCDCEGCDRIYATRSNLLRHIFNKHNDRHKDHLIRPRRLTPGQENISSKANQEKPLKSKQRGLKNRSGKEGNRLSVKTKRKKNVNLENKNSKGIQVQENKAYSLKRGKYVYLIKARNEALSECTSRFITQYPCMIKGCSSVVTSESNIIRHYKCHKLSKAFTSQHRNLLIVSKKHSVPQVREASCEQEEIDKKADAKEPEPSLIASNNDTSTTTLPQKETEKGEKDEVDELTELFITKLINEDCSTAENQAKISSSVNSDLQETSSCPSEKQKSNNLKRANKEKNVSQSKRKRAEKTEEALPSGTSSLHKEEETAVAIQTAEEQPAAFDWSSFKPMGFEVSFLKFLEESAVKQKKNSEREYHSSGTKKGSHSNSRKASEKAPVASDNVTWSCSETETLVPFANPSRLPCGDNVKIVLDKTLKDFTERVLKQLQEMKPIVSLRKLEGRWEDNPEVIAAKVIVLGTEEGESKY from the exons ACTTTATTGGAATATGCAGAAAAGTGGAAGACATCAGAAGATCCTTTGCCTCTGTTGGAGGTATACACGGTGGCTATCCGAAGTTATGTTAAAGCACGACCTTACCTTACCTCTGAGTGTGAAAATGTAGCCTTTGTGCTTGAACGTTTAGCACT AAGCTGTATTGAACTTCTACTGTGTCTGCCTCTGGACTTACCTGAAAATAAATGGGAAGAATTTCAGGCTTTTGTACAG gtGGCTCATCAAAACTTGATGGAAAATGGCAGCCGGGAACTGCACATTTTAACAACACTTACACAGGAGAAGGGAGTGTGGAAGAACCCAGTATTGTGTGGCATTCTGTCCCAGGAACAGTTGGACCCAGATAAAG tgaaTGAATTTTTACTGTCAGAaggccctgtcctgctggataTGCGTATTAAGCAcctaatgaaaacaaagcaattaaCACAAGCTACTGCCCTGGCAAAACTCTGCTCTGACCACCCAGAAATCAGTGCAAAAGGCAATTTCAAACAAACCTACTTGGTCTGTCTTTGTTCAGGATCACCAAATGAAAGGCTAATGGAAGAA aTTGCAGAAGTAGATTGCAAAGATGCTCTAGAAATGATCTGTAACCTTGAATCTGATGGAGATGAAAAAAGTGCTCTAATCCTATGTGCAGCATTTCTATCTCGCCAGCTGCAGCAAGGGGAGATGTACTGTGCCTG GGAACTGACTCTTTTCTGGAGTAAACTGCAGCAAAGGGTAGAGCCTTCTATTCAAGTGTATCTAGAGAGATGTCGTCAACTTTCTGTGTTAACTAAGACTGTTTAtcacattttcttcctgattaaAGTAATTAATTCAGAG ATTGATGGTGCTGGACTTGCAACCTGCATTGAACTGTGTGTGAAAGCATTGCGCTTGGAATCCAGTGAAAATGCAGATGTCAAGATATCTATTTGCAAGACTATCTCCTGCTTACTTCCAGATGATTTGGAGGTGAAACGTGCTTGTCAGCTGAGTGAATTTCTTCTGGAACCCACTGTGGATGCATATTATGCTGTCGAAATGCTATATAATCAGCCTGACCAGAAGTATGATGAAGAGAATCTTCCAATACCAAATTCTTTGCGCTGTGAGCTCTTACTTGTACTGAAAACTCAGTGGCCTTTTGATCCAGAGTTCTGGGACTGGAAAACTCTAAAGCGTCAGTGTCTGGCACTTATGGGAGAGGAGGCATCCATTGTGTCATCCATAGACGAACTAAACGATAGTGAAGTTTATGAGAAGGTCGAGGATGACCAAGAAGATAGTAAAGAAACTTCTCTGAATGGGCTTGCTGGCATCGATGAGGCTACCAGCCTTCTTAGGGGTATCagagatgaaaagcagaaaaagagagaaatcaaaAAACTCAGAGAGAGGGGGTTCATATCAGCTAGATTTAGGAACTGGCAAGCTTACATGCAGTATTGTGTGTTATGTGACAAGGAATTCCTAGGTCATAGAATAGTTAGACACGCACAGAAACATTATAAAGACGGAATTTACAGTTGCCCTATTTGTGCccaaaattttaattctaaagAAAACTTTGTTCCCCATGTAACTTTGCATGTGAAAAAATCTAGCAAAGAGAGATTGGCTGCTATGAAACCACTGAGGCGACTGGGAAGACCTCCTAAAATAACACCTGCCAATGAGAATCAGAAAACTAATTCTGTATCCAAACAGGAGCAGCGACCCATTAAGAAGAACAGTCTCTATTCAACAGACTTCATTGTGTTTAATGATAACGACGGCTCAGATGATGAAAATGATGACAAAGATAAACCTTACATACCAGAGATAGTGCCAGTTCAAAAGTCACCTCCTGTTAATGAATTCACCTGCCCTGTAACACTTTGtaaaaaaggctttaaatattttaaaaatctaatagCACACGCAAAGGGCCATAAAGATAATGAAGAAGCTAAACGTTTTCttgaaatgcaaagcaaaaaagTGATTTGCCAGTACTGTAGACGACATTTTGTAAGTGTTACTCACCTGAATGATCATTTACAAATGCACTGTGGCAGCAAGCCTTATATCTGCATACAGATGAAATGTAAGGCTGGCTTTAACAGTTACGCAGAGCTGCTGACCCATAGGAGAGAGCATCAAGTCTTCAGAGCTAAGTGTATGTTTCCCAAATGTGGCAGAGTATTTTCTGAAGCCTATTTACTCTATGATCATGAAGCACAACACTATAACACCTATACCTGCAGAGTCACAGGCTGTGGGAAGGTGTACCGCTCGCAGAATGAACTGGAAAAGCATGTTGAGGATCACAACAAGCAGCCTGAAAAAGAAGAGCAGCCTGAAAACCAAATTGATCAGCCTGATCTTAGTCAGCCTTCTAAAGCTAATGAAAGTACTGATGGAGTTGCAGTTAAAGAGGAATTGACAATTCCTCCAGCTGAAAACCAAAGCGGTTTCATTGAAGGAGGAAACGTCTGGAACCAAATCAAAGCAGAGCCAGTAGGGAATGAAAGTGTAAATGCGTCGGTGAGTGTACTGCAGCAAAGCAATTCCTTGCCTAATGCTGGTTCAGAGCAGTCTCCTATGGGTTCAATAAAGACAGAACAAACAGTTCCAGCAGGCAGCATTAAGCTGTCTGTTGTTAACCAGAAGATCCGAGATAACTTTGTAAAAAGAGGTAAATTGGCTGCTACTGCCAGTGAAGTAGATACCGCTAAACCTGGAGTCCAGCAGTTGTGCCCATCAGTTGACTCTTGTCTTCCAGTTTTCCAAGACAGAAAGGAGGAAGGCTGTGTCAGTCAGACTCAGAATATTCAGACTGTTTCTGTGACCTCAGACACATTAAAACCAGAAGCCCTTGAATCAAAAAGCTTAGAAAGACAAGTGAGCATTGTAAATCCATTCAGCATGCAGAATCAGACAGGGTATCGGAACAGTGTACCCATTTCCAAACTTGAAATTGAAGACAGTATTAAAGCTGCAGCTAATCTATATAACCTGCCTTTAAAAACTTTAGAAAGTATTACACTGATTCCATCACAGCCTAACATAAATAGCTCTTTAGTTCCAGCTGTATCACCAGCAGCCCCAGTTCAGAAATTTAATTGTCAGGTTGAGGGGTGTACTCGAACATACAATTCATCACAGAGCATTGGCAAACACATGAAGGCAGCACACCCTGATGAATACgctgcttttaaaatgcagcGCAAAAATAAGAAACCACGAAAATCTAGCAATCTGCAAAATGTGCAGAATGATGGGAAGATTGTATATCTTACACCATCACAAGTGGGCGATCCCAGTGGTGCTGCTTTTACTGCACAGAACAAATCAAATTTGAATCCAGCCTGTTCCAGTCAAGTGCAGCATGTCTCAAGTACTCTTTTCCCAACCCACCTGGAAAATCTGGCAAATCCTATGTTGCCTATGGTGGAAAGTGTCATAAATCCAAATTTGTCTACTCGTATTAAAAGTGAGCCTGAGAGTGTTTTGTGTTCACAAATGGAAAATTTGTCTGCTGCAACCTTACCTTCCCAGTTGGATGATCTGGCAAAAAGAGTTATGCCTCTGAATATTGATGGTGGTTCTgatccttttcttcctttgcctgCAGAAAATGGTCCAATGTCTCTCTTTCCTTCGTCAGCAGAGAATCCTCCAAATTCAGTCTTCTCACAACTGGAAAATAACACAAATAACTTTTCTTTGCAACTAGAAGGAAACACTAGTTCTACCTTCCCAAAAGAGGAAAGTGTTGATCAAGTATTTCCCTCACAATTGAGTAATGAAAATAACTTCAGTGAAACTAGTTCTCAGCATCCAGCTtcagaaaaggtgaaaaaagaTCGTGGCAGGGGCTcaaatgggaaagaaaggaagccAAAACACAACAAGCGGGCAAAGTGGCCAGCTATAATTAGAGATGGCAAATTTATCTGTAGCAGGTGTTTCAGAGTTTTTACTAATCCTAGATCACTTGGTGGTCACTTATCTAAGAGGTCTTATTGCAAGCCTCTTGAAGGATCAGAAATTTCTCCAGAAGCTCTGCAGGCTAATGGACAATCTTTGCTTGCCAGTATGATTCTTTCTTCAAATTCATTAAGCTTGCAGCAACCCCAGGAGTCTACCTTCAATCCAGAGACGTGCTTTAAAGATCCATCATTCCTCCAGTTACTTGCAGCTGAAAATCGTTCCACACTGCAGTCTATGTTTCCACGGGCCAGTGTGACTAACTTTAATACCAATGGGAATGAGGAAGGTAATCAAATCATAAAACAAGCCTTGGAAACTGCAGGCATCCCGAGTAGCTTTGATAACACAGAAGTACTTCCACGTGTGGTTACAACAAGTTGTGTCTCTGGTACCACTCAGATAAATGCAGCTGTTCTCCCCAACTCAGCCGCACCCTCTCTGCTGCAGACAGTCTGTAACCCCAGTACCCTGCTGACAGACCAAAACAGGACCCTCAATGCCAAAATTCCTCCACTAAATGAATGCAAGAGTTTGCCGGTTTTTGCAGCAGAGGACTTAATGCTAAAGACCATTGAAAATGACTTGTGTCCTAGCTCGTATTCTAACACTGTTGCAGCAGCGCAAAACTTTGCAGGGAACAGTTCACGAGTTTCAGTTATAAGTAGTCCTAAGAATTCAGGATCAAGCAGCTTGAATAAGAAGGGAGCCAGCTCttcaaagaggaagagaaaaacacctACACCCCTGCTTGTGCCCAATACATCACAGAAATTAGCAGTAAACAATGCAACAGTAATGGGACTTCTAACCAAAAGCACTGAAGGAAACATGCAAGTACAGGGAGAAAGTTTTAAGTCCAACTTGCTGACAAATTGTGGCTCTCAAGCTGTGGTGGAAAACCTTGCACAGAAACTCAATAATGTTGACAATCGGCTATTCATGGCCAGTATCAAAGagaatttcaaaacaaatcttGAGGCTCATACAGTTCTGCCTCCTTTAAcagtaaaaactgaaaatgggGATTCCCAAATGATGGCTGCAAATTCTTGTGTGCAGGCAAATTCGGAAGAACAGATTTCACAGGACAGTGTTATGCAGAACTTTGAAAAAACCctggaaataattaaaactgcTATGAATTCACAGATGCTTGAagtaaaaactgaaattcaggATACTGTTGCTATTTCAGGACAGAACTCGCTAGTAAATAACACCCAGGCTGCTTCAGAAAGTTCTGCGCACAGTGTAAAACTACCTACTTCTACACAGTTTGCTGTGCAAACAGGGAATGTTACTGCTGCAAAGAGTAGCTCTGCTCAGTCTGAGATATCTCAAAAGGATGATACTCAAATATCATACATTTTGGAAGGCTTGCAAAAACTGAAGCTAGAAGATGATTCTCCCATTCCCATCTCTGAGACTGTTTCTCAGTGTCCTCCAGCTGATAAGCTAGCACCAGCAGTTCCTGTTTTGTCAATTGAAAATAAACCCCTCATCCAGCTATCTCCAGAGGCAAGTAACATTCAGTTTAGCGATAGAGTTAATAAACCATTTGTATGTCAGAGTCCCGGCTGCAATTACAGTGCTATGACAAAAGATGCGTTATTTAAACACTATGGCAAGATCCATCAGTACACTGCAGAAATGATACTCGAAATAAAGAAACATCAACTGAAGTATGCCCCATTCAAATGTGTTGTAGCTACCTGTCCAAAAACATTCACAAGAAACTCTAATCTCCGAGCACACTGTCAGCTTGTACATCATTTTACAACAGAGGAGAtggttaaattaaaaattaagaggcCTTATGGCAGAAGGTCTCAAAATGAAACTGTAAACACAGTCCCACAACctgttgaaattaaaactgtgcAGACACTAGTAATAGAAAACAAAGCTGTAGCTCCATTGGTCAAAGAAACTCAGATAAAGGAAGTTGTAGAGCCTGTAAAAGCATTGGAAAAACTTCTGCCAGAAAATAATATTCCTGAAAGACTAGAAAAACCTCCCCACGTGGTTTCTGTTCCACTGGAACACAACAATCCAGCATCTTTTGACAGCACGCAGGAACAAGCCAAAGTACGCAAGGTTAGGAAgcacaggaaagagaaagaggagcGGAATGGTAGGAAGCCTGTAACAAAATCTCTGGAGTTTCCCACTAGATATAGCCCTTACAGGCCATACCGGTGCGTCCATCAGGGCTGCTTTGCAGCTTTCACAATACAACAAAACCTAATTCTTCATTACCAAGCTGTGCACAAATCAGACCTCCCTGCTTTCTCTGctgaggtggaggaggagaatGAGCAAGGCAAAGAGGAACACGAGGAGGTGGAAACAAAACCTGCTGTCAGAGAGTTCAGGTGTGAGGTGAATGACTGCTCTCGCATCTTTCAGGAAGTTACCAGCTTGATACAGCATTATATGAAGCTTCATGACATGACCCCAGAGCAGATCGGAAACATGAAATCAGCCCCAGAGGTGGGAAGGTTTTTTTGTGACCAGTCTCAGTGCAAGTCTTCGTTTACAGCATATCTTAACTATGTTGTGCATCTTGAGACAGATCACAGTGTTGAGATAAAGCCAAACAAAGTAGAAGATGATGGCATGTTCAAATGTGATTGTGAAGGCTGTGATCGTATTTATGCTACTAGGTCTAATCTCTTGAGGCATATTTTTAACAAACATAATGACCGGCATAAAGATCATCTAATAAGACCCAGGAGACTGACACCAGGCCAGGAAAACATTTCAAGCAAAGCAAATCAGGAGAAACCATTGAAATCTAAACAGAGAGGACTCAAAAACAGATCGGGAAAAGAAGGTAACAGGCTGTCAGTGAAAACAAAACGGAAGAAGAATGTCaacttggaaaacaaaaactcaaaagGAATACAGGTTCAGGAAAATAAGGCTTATTCACTGAAACGTGGCAAGTATGTGTATTTAATAAAGGCCAGAAACGAAGCCTTATCGGAATGTACAAGCAGGTTCATAACTCAGTATCCATGTATGATAAAGGGATGTTCGTCTGTAGTCACAAGTGAAAGTAACATAATAAGGCATTATAAATGTCACAAACTGTCCAAAGCTTTTACTTCTCAACACAGGAATCTTCTTATTGTATCTAAAAAACACTCTGTGCCCCAAGTAAGGGAAGCCTCTTGTGAGCAGGAGGAAATTGATAAAAAGGCTGATGCGAAAGAGCCTGAACCGAGTTTGATAGCAAGCAATAATGATACAAGCACAACTACCTTACCacaaaaggaaactgaaaaaggtGAGAAGGATGAAGTGGATGAACTGACAGAACTATTCATTACTAAACTAATTAATGAGGATTGTTCAACTGCTGAAAATCAAGCAAAAATCTCTTCCAGTGTAAATAGTGACTTGCAGGAGACTAGCTCCTGCCCCTCAGAGAAGCAAAAATCAAACAACCTGAAAagagcaaataaagaaaaaaatgtatctcaGAGTAAGAGAAAGAGAGCTGAAAAAACAGAGGAAGCACTGCCCAGTGGTACGAGTAGCCTGCACAAGGAGGAAGAGACTGCTGTCGCCATTCAAACGGCTGAAGAGCAACCGGCAGCTTTTGATTGGAGTTCATTCAAGCCAATGGGTTTTGAAGTGTCATTCCTTAAGTTCCTTGAAGAATCTGCtgtgaagcaaaagaaaaactctGAAAGAGAATACCATAGCAGTGGAACCAAAAAAGGATCCCATTCAAACTCACGGAAAGCCAGTGAGAAGGCCCCCGTAGCAAGTGATAATGTCACTTGGTCGTGTTCTGAAACTGAAACCCTTGTACCGTTTGCCAACCCATCACGGCTTCCATGTGGTGATAATGTAAAGATAGTGTTAGACAAGACTCTTAAAGACTTCACTGAGCGTGTGTTGAAGCAGCTTCAGGAAATGAAACCTATTGTCAGTTTGAGAAAGCTCGAAGGACGTTGGGAGGATAATCCAGAGGTTATAGCTGCAAAAGTAATTGTTTTGGGTACCGAGGAAGGGGaatcaaaatactga